Proteins from a genomic interval of Paucidesulfovibrio longus DSM 6739:
- a CDS encoding FmdB family zinc ribbon protein: MPIYEYECEDCKQIFEEWQQGFDDLDLDCKVCGAKCHRLISNTSFVLKGSGWYVTDYAGKTPSGASAGEGGNGNGNGNGNGNGDSAKPAETKAAKREEAKSSACPGKAASPGTAGIDTSA; encoded by the coding sequence ATGCCCATCTACGAATACGAGTGCGAGGACTGCAAACAGATCTTCGAGGAATGGCAGCAGGGCTTCGATGATCTCGACCTCGACTGCAAGGTCTGCGGCGCCAAGTGCCATAGGCTTATTTCCAACACCTCGTTCGTCCTCAAGGGCTCGGGCTGGTACGTGACCGACTACGCGGGCAAGACCCCCAGCGGGGCCTCGGCAGGCGAAGGCGGAAACGGGAACGGAAATGGGAACGGCAACGGCAACGGCGATAGTGCCAAGCCCGCCGAGACCAAAGCGGCAAAACGGGAAGAGGCCAAATCGTCCGCCTGTCCCGGCAAGGCCGCGAGCCCAGGAACGGCCGGCATCGACACCTCCGCCTAG
- the purB gene encoding adenylosuccinate lyase codes for MIERYSRPEMAALWTLENKFRAWLEVELAVCEAWCELGVVPAEDMRIIREKADFELDRILEIEERTKHDVIAFLTAVEEKVGPASRWIHLGCTSSDIVDTANGLLLTRAGAIIAEDLDKLLAVLRRMADEHKGRLCMGRTHGIHAEPTTFGLKLTGFYAEFKRHKARLDAAREGVRVGKISGAVGTYAHLSPELEERALNILGLAVDPVSTQIIQRDRHAHFFTALALLAGGIERLGTELRHLQRTEVLEVEEGFSKGQKGSSAMPHKKNPISAENLCGLSRLVRTNALASMENMPLWHERDISHSSVERVIMPDSTILMDYILARMTGLLDRLKVNADNMDRNLQGSFGLFYSQRLLMKLLDKGLKRQEAYEMVQAVAMRCWEERKAFQTEAAADEGLRAHLSPEEFADTFDPSYYLRYENVIYDRVYRED; via the coding sequence ATGATCGAACGCTACTCCCGCCCGGAAATGGCCGCGCTCTGGACGCTTGAAAACAAGTTCCGGGCCTGGCTGGAAGTGGAGTTGGCCGTCTGCGAAGCCTGGTGCGAGCTGGGCGTCGTCCCCGCCGAGGACATGCGGATCATCCGCGAGAAGGCGGACTTCGAGCTGGACCGCATCCTCGAAATCGAGGAACGCACCAAGCACGACGTCATCGCCTTCCTCACCGCCGTGGAAGAGAAGGTCGGACCGGCCTCGCGCTGGATTCACCTCGGCTGCACCTCCTCGGACATCGTGGACACGGCCAACGGGCTGCTGCTGACCCGCGCGGGCGCGATCATCGCCGAGGATCTGGACAAGCTCCTGGCCGTGCTCCGGCGCATGGCCGACGAGCACAAAGGCCGCCTCTGCATGGGCCGGACCCACGGCATCCACGCCGAGCCCACCACCTTCGGACTCAAGCTGACCGGCTTCTACGCCGAGTTCAAACGCCACAAAGCCCGGCTCGACGCCGCGCGCGAGGGCGTCCGCGTGGGCAAGATTTCCGGCGCGGTCGGCACCTACGCCCACCTCTCCCCGGAGCTGGAAGAACGCGCCCTGAACATCCTCGGCCTCGCGGTCGATCCCGTGTCCACGCAGATCATCCAGCGCGACCGCCACGCGCACTTCTTCACGGCCCTGGCCCTGCTCGCCGGGGGCATCGAGCGGCTGGGCACGGAACTGCGCCACCTCCAGCGCACGGAAGTGCTGGAAGTGGAGGAAGGCTTCTCCAAGGGGCAGAAGGGCTCCTCGGCCATGCCGCACAAGAAGAACCCCATCTCCGCCGAGAACCTCTGCGGCCTCTCCAGGCTGGTGCGCACCAACGCCCTGGCCTCCATGGAGAACATGCCGCTCTGGCACGAGCGCGACATCTCCCACTCCTCGGTGGAGCGCGTGATCATGCCGGATTCGACCATCCTCATGGACTACATCCTCGCCCGCATGACCGGCCTGCTCGACCGGCTCAAGGTCAACGCGGACAACATGGACCGCAACCTCCAGGGCTCCTTCGGCCTGTTCTACTCGCAGCGCCTGCTGATGAAGCTGCTGGACAAGGGGCTGAAGCGCCAGGAAGCCTACGAAATGGTCCAGGCCGTGGCCATGCGCTGCTGGGAAGAGCGCAAGGCGTTCCAGACCGAGGCCGCGGCGGACGAGGGGCTTCGCGCGCATCTTTCCCCCGAAGAATTCGCCGATACTTTTGACCCTTCCTATTACCTGCGGTATGAAAACGTGATATACGACCGAGTATATCGGGAGGACTGA